Proteins encoded together in one Lysobacterales bacterium window:
- a CDS encoding AAA family ATPase gives MLPIKLTDPGQRYSAAALKAGLRLVASTVPPSSHANFHSSRITGAAGSPLLHSHPDGERTGALTKLVGRLISKGLDIAEVERIALDWNARQNPPLDADKVRSTVESLARTDARNHPERHKGQLTPLFDIAEADISHWLRTSPPARRWLLQDMLPMGIVGMIVAPGGTGKSQFVLQLGVAVATGIPLCGLWQPSEQGKALLLLAEDEMDEVSRRLHRIITELGPTNPGMVSDLEQKLLVRSLMAANNLMTRAPRHGDVEATDYVDRLLMTVAGIPDLKLIVIDPASRFRGGNENSADDVTRFIEQLERLRQATGATVLVCHHANKLSMNETTGVRGQAATRGSSAMTDGVRWQLNLSAVPKKTLQGLDVSKRYLNAELTKSNYGPPIDPEILIRKPNGYLTSLRAAGVPVTLEDRLLQLIRDETQAGHTYSANGIENAFGGENGRLSAGKLKVREAVKHLIAAGSLRKQGRARHLVPLAGSPPNAKP, from the coding sequence ATGCTGCCGATCAAGCTTACCGATCCGGGACAACGCTACTCTGCCGCCGCGTTGAAAGCGGGTCTGCGTTTGGTCGCATCGACAGTTCCGCCGTCGTCTCACGCCAACTTTCATTCGTCCCGTATCACCGGGGCAGCGGGAAGCCCGCTACTGCACAGCCACCCGGATGGTGAGCGCACGGGCGCGCTGACCAAGCTTGTCGGGCGTTTGATCTCCAAAGGACTGGACATCGCTGAGGTGGAGCGAATCGCGCTTGACTGGAACGCTCGCCAGAATCCGCCGCTCGACGCGGATAAGGTGCGTAGCACCGTGGAGAGCCTCGCAAGGACCGATGCGCGCAATCATCCCGAACGCCACAAGGGGCAGCTAACACCGCTGTTTGACATTGCCGAAGCTGACATCAGCCACTGGCTGCGCACAAGTCCGCCTGCTCGACGTTGGCTGTTGCAAGACATGCTGCCCATGGGGATCGTCGGCATGATCGTCGCCCCGGGGGGCACCGGAAAGAGTCAGTTCGTGCTGCAACTCGGCGTGGCTGTCGCGACTGGAATCCCGCTTTGCGGCCTGTGGCAACCCAGCGAACAAGGAAAAGCACTGCTGCTTCTGGCCGAAGACGAGATGGATGAGGTAAGTCGTCGGCTGCATCGCATCATTACGGAACTTGGCCCCACAAATCCGGGAATGGTTTCTGATCTGGAACAGAAGCTGTTGGTAAGGTCGCTGATGGCTGCCAACAATTTGATGACGCGTGCTCCGCGTCACGGAGACGTAGAAGCAACAGACTACGTGGATCGCCTGCTGATGACGGTCGCAGGCATTCCCGATCTGAAGCTCATCGTGATCGACCCCGCGTCCCGCTTTCGCGGTGGCAACGAAAACTCAGCCGACGACGTTACGCGGTTCATCGAGCAGTTGGAGCGTCTGCGTCAAGCGACGGGCGCGACTGTTCTGGTCTGCCACCATGCCAACAAGTTAAGCATGAATGAAACGACGGGTGTGCGGGGTCAGGCTGCCACGCGCGGTTCCAGCGCCATGACCGATGGCGTGCGCTGGCAGTTGAACCTCTCTGCGGTGCCGAAGAAGACGCTGCAAGGACTGGACGTGAGCAAGCGCTATCTCAATGCGGAACTGACCAAGAGCAACTATGGCCCGCCCATTGATCCGGAAATCCTGATCCGCAAGCCGAACGGCTATCTGACGAGCCTCCGTGCTGCCGGTGTGCCCGTGACACTTGAAGATCGACTGCTTCAATTGATCCGCGACGAGACGCAGGCGGGTCACACCTATTCGGCCAACGGGATCGAGAATGCGTTCGGTGGCGAGAACGGCCGTCTTTCGGCCGGGAAGCTCAAAGTGCGGGAGGCGGTCAAGCACCTGATCGCGGCGGGGAGTCTGCGGAAGCAAGGACGAGCGCGCCACCTCGTTCCGCTCGCCGGCAGTCCGCCCAACGCCAAGCCGTAG
- a CDS encoding deoxyribodipyrimidine photo-lyase, producing the protein MSTAIVWFRRDLRLIDHPALDAAAQSGLPLVALYVHSPEEDGAWRAGAASDWWLQQSLVALDAELRERGGRLLVRRGPALDAITRLIGETGAVAVHWNRLYEPAAIARDQAIEQRLATDRIAVESHNAALFVEPWQVSTQTGQPYRVFTPFWRNALGRIADALPLPAPQALRWAGAALPSEAIESLALSPAVAWDGGLRATWTPGEQGGLMRVRAFAAQATRYAQERDRPDLTGTSMLSPHLHFGEISPRQVLAALQLEAQGDPGFMERIEPFVRELGWREFAHHLLYHFPATVEHNLNARFDQLAWAEPEPKLLRAWQHGHTGIPIVDAGMRQLWETGWMHNRVRMIVASFLTKNLRYHWIHGARWFWDTLVDADLAANTLGWQWVAGTGADAAPYFRIFNPVLQGERFDPHGHYVKRYLPELARVPAARVHRPWTLAPAQQAEFGVSGVYARPLVDLARSREAALAAHAQMRAADPR; encoded by the coding sequence ATGTCTACCGCCATCGTCTGGTTCCGTCGTGATCTGCGCCTGATCGACCATCCTGCGCTCGATGCAGCGGCGCAGAGCGGGCTGCCGCTGGTCGCGTTGTATGTGCACAGTCCGGAGGAAGACGGAGCCTGGCGTGCGGGGGCAGCCAGCGACTGGTGGCTGCAGCAGAGCCTGGTTGCGCTCGATGCCGAGTTGCGGGAGCGCGGTGGGCGCCTGCTGGTGCGGCGCGGGCCGGCGCTGGATGCGATCACGCGCTTGATCGGCGAGACCGGTGCCGTGGCGGTGCATTGGAATCGCCTGTACGAGCCCGCGGCGATCGCGCGCGATCAGGCGATCGAGCAAAGGCTGGCGACCGATCGGATCGCGGTCGAGAGTCACAATGCCGCGCTGTTTGTCGAGCCGTGGCAGGTTTCGACCCAGACCGGGCAGCCCTACCGCGTGTTCACGCCGTTCTGGCGCAATGCCCTCGGACGCATCGCGGACGCGCTGCCGCTGCCGGCGCCGCAGGCGTTGCGCTGGGCGGGTGCGGCGCTGCCGAGCGAAGCCATCGAGTCGCTGGCGTTGTCGCCGGCAGTCGCCTGGGACGGCGGGCTACGCGCGACCTGGACGCCGGGCGAGCAGGGCGGGTTGATGCGCGTGCGCGCGTTCGCGGCGCAGGCAACGCGCTACGCGCAGGAGCGCGATCGGCCGGACCTCACGGGCACCTCGATGCTGTCGCCGCACCTGCATTTCGGCGAGATTTCTCCGCGTCAGGTATTGGCTGCGCTGCAGCTCGAAGCCCAGGGCGATCCGGGCTTCATGGAACGCATCGAGCCCTTCGTGCGCGAGCTCGGCTGGCGTGAGTTCGCGCACCATCTGCTGTACCACTTTCCGGCGACGGTCGAGCACAACCTCAATGCCCGCTTCGATCAACTGGCGTGGGCCGAACCGGAACCGAAGCTGCTGCGGGCTTGGCAGCACGGCCACACCGGCATCCCCATCGTCGACGCCGGCATGCGCCAGCTCTGGGAGACCGGCTGGATGCACAACCGCGTGCGCATGATCGTCGCCTCGTTCCTGACCAAGAACCTGCGCTACCACTGGATCCACGGCGCGCGCTGGTTCTGGGACACGCTGGTCGACGCCGATCTCGCCGCGAACACGCTGGGCTGGCAGTGGGTAGCCGGAACTGGCGCCGATGCCGCGCCCTATTTCCGCATCTTCAATCCGGTGCTGCAGGGCGAGCGCTTCGATCCACATGGGCACTACGTCAAGCGTTACCTGCCCGAGCTGGCCCGGGTTCCGGCCGCGCGCGTGCATCGTCCATGGACGCTCGCGCCGGCGCAGCAGGCCGAGTTCGGCGTCAGCGGCGTGTATGCGAGGCCGTTGGTGGACCTCGCCCGCAGTCGTGAAGCGGCGCTTGCAGCCCATGCGCAGATGCGCGCCGCCGATCCTCGTTGA
- a CDS encoding 4-hydroxy-tetrahydrodipicolinate reductase, giving the protein MTAATRIVLFGASGRMGQEILRLVPNEPGISVVSALVRPGSVLDGEPVWPGRTSSLVYERTLEPEQQGEVLVDFSSPASFDAALALAVEREMAFVSGTTGLSDAQHDELESAAQRIPVLWSANFSIGVALLRRLALEAASLLGEDFDIEIIEAHHRLKRDAPSGTALALGRAIADCRGRSLDEVGAFVRHGKDTQRRRGEIGFASVRGGDVVGDHTVLFAGDGERLELTHRAGTRALFARGALLAARWIVGRSAGKSTLDQAVAAAAPD; this is encoded by the coding sequence ATGACCGCCGCGACCCGCATCGTCCTGTTTGGAGCTTCCGGCCGCATGGGCCAGGAAATTCTGCGCCTTGTCCCCAACGAGCCTGGCATCAGTGTGGTATCGGCGCTGGTGCGACCGGGTTCGGTGCTGGATGGAGAGCCGGTGTGGCCGGGCCGGACGTCGTCCCTTGTCTACGAGCGCACGCTGGAACCCGAGCAGCAGGGCGAAGTGCTGGTTGACTTTTCGAGCCCCGCCAGTTTTGACGCCGCGCTCGCGCTCGCGGTGGAGCGCGAGATGGCCTTCGTCAGCGGAACCACGGGTCTGAGCGATGCGCAGCACGACGAACTGGAGTCGGCGGCGCAGCGCATTCCGGTGCTGTGGTCGGCCAACTTCAGCATCGGTGTAGCGCTGTTGCGGAGGTTGGCGCTGGAAGCTGCGAGCCTGCTGGGTGAGGATTTCGACATCGAGATCATCGAGGCGCACCACCGCTTGAAGCGAGATGCTCCCTCTGGCACCGCCCTGGCTCTGGGGCGCGCCATCGCCGATTGCCGTGGCCGCAGTCTCGACGAGGTCGGCGCTTTCGTCCGGCATGGCAAGGATACGCAGCGCCGTCGCGGTGAGATCGGCTTCGCGAGCGTGCGTGGTGGCGATGTCGTCGGCGATCACACCGTGTTGTTTGCCGGCGACGGCGAGCGACTGGAGCTCACCCACCGCGCGGGTACGCGCGCACTGTTCGCGCGCGGCGCCTTGCTCGCGGCGCGATGGATCGTCGGGCGATCTGCGGGCAAGTCCACGCTGGACCAAGCCGTGGCCGCCGCCGCGCCGGATTGA
- a CDS encoding helix-turn-helix transcriptional regulator has protein sequence MVGSRQSGTSIARRLGANIAALRKAREWTQSDLAERVGVDTETISRFERGATLPSLLTLDKISRSLRVGVGELLAESSAQPDDQASTLSAWLADLDETDRTFVLDLIKRTCNHLRDREV, from the coding sequence ATGGTCGGGTCAAGGCAATCAGGAACTTCGATAGCGCGCCGCCTTGGGGCGAACATCGCCGCCCTGCGCAAGGCGAGGGAGTGGACCCAATCCGACCTTGCTGAGCGGGTGGGCGTAGACACCGAGACGATCTCCCGTTTCGAGCGGGGCGCGACGCTTCCATCTCTGCTGACCTTGGACAAGATCAGCAGGTCCCTGCGGGTTGGCGTCGGAGAACTGTTGGCCGAAAGCTCGGCACAACCTGACGATCAAGCCTCCACACTCAGCGCGTGGCTTGCTGATCTTGATGAGACCGACCGAACCTTCGTGCTCGACCTCATCAAGCGGACCTGCAATCACCTGCGCGACCGCGAAGTCTGA
- a CDS encoding site-specific integrase, with the protein MKAKITAQLVAALQPAERPYDVHDTDLRGFQLRVHPSGTKTFLCVYRLRGNGRKNRYVIGRTPPLTPTQARDEAKKVLGDVARGIDPNEAKRERQREQRKPTLSQFLEEHYGPWAGTHLGTAEMTLARLRHSFHDLLDKRLDSLTAWQLDKWKSNRLKSGIKASTVNREMAALRSALTKAVEWDHLVDHPMRKVKQARVEDDHRVRYLSDDEEKRLRQALMDREDAAKTARESHRRWLTERGLEPVAAIGTEDYADHIQPMVLLTINTGLRRGEMFKLRRTDIDMEKQQVKVRAAAAKSGKARHVPLNTEAFEAVTRWMRQHPGGPDDLIFPGKDGKPMTNIDSSWRTVSAAAKLKDFRWHDLRHHFASRLVMSGVDLNTVRELLGHADLKMTLRYAHLAPEHKANAVAKLVRAA; encoded by the coding sequence ATGAAAGCCAAGATCACCGCTCAGCTTGTCGCCGCATTGCAACCGGCCGAGCGCCCCTACGATGTCCACGACACGGACCTGCGCGGGTTTCAACTCCGGGTCCATCCCTCCGGCACCAAGACCTTCCTGTGCGTCTACCGGCTGCGCGGGAACGGTCGCAAGAACCGCTACGTCATCGGCCGCACTCCGCCGCTGACGCCGACCCAAGCCCGAGACGAGGCCAAGAAAGTATTGGGCGACGTGGCGCGTGGCATCGATCCCAACGAAGCGAAGCGCGAACGTCAGCGCGAACAGCGGAAGCCGACGCTCAGCCAGTTCCTTGAAGAACACTACGGTCCATGGGCCGGGACGCATCTTGGTACGGCGGAAATGACCCTTGCCCGGCTTCGACATTCCTTCCATGACCTGCTCGACAAGCGGCTGGACAGCCTGACGGCATGGCAACTCGACAAGTGGAAGTCCAATCGCCTCAAGTCCGGCATCAAGGCAAGCACGGTCAACCGCGAGATGGCTGCGCTTCGTTCAGCCCTGACCAAAGCCGTCGAATGGGACCATTTGGTGGATCATCCGATGCGAAAGGTCAAGCAAGCGCGAGTGGAAGACGATCACCGTGTCCGGTACCTGAGCGATGATGAAGAGAAGCGCCTTCGGCAAGCTCTCATGGACCGTGAAGATGCAGCAAAGACGGCCCGTGAAAGCCATCGTCGGTGGTTGACCGAACGCGGACTGGAACCAGTGGCTGCCATTGGAACCGAAGACTATGCCGACCACATCCAGCCTATGGTCCTTCTCACCATCAACACGGGGCTTCGTCGGGGAGAAATGTTCAAGCTGCGCAGGACCGATATCGACATGGAGAAGCAGCAAGTCAAGGTCCGTGCAGCCGCCGCGAAGAGCGGGAAGGCTCGGCATGTTCCCCTGAATACCGAAGCATTCGAGGCGGTCACGCGCTGGATGCGGCAGCATCCGGGTGGGCCGGATGACCTCATCTTTCCGGGCAAGGACGGCAAGCCCATGACCAATATCGATTCGTCATGGCGGACCGTTTCCGCCGCAGCGAAGTTGAAGGACTTTCGCTGGCACGATCTTCGGCATCACTTCGCGTCGCGGCTCGTCATGTCGGGCGTAGACCTCAACACCGTTCGGGAACTGCTCGGCCATGCCGACTTGAAGATGACGCTTCGCTACGCGCATCTCGCGCCGGAGCACAAGGCTAATGCCGTAGCTAAGCTGGTACGGGCAGCATAG
- a CDS encoding entericidin A/B family lipoprotein produces MIHKILRGIVLVAFAAGLLACNTVKGVGKDLQKAGEKIEDSAEKHS; encoded by the coding sequence ATGATCCACAAGATCCTGCGCGGCATCGTGCTGGTCGCGTTTGCGGCCGGACTGCTCGCGTGCAACACCGTCAAGGGCGTGGGCAAAGACTTGCAGAAGGCCGGCGAGAAGATCGAAGACAGCGCGGAGAAACACTCGTAG
- a CDS encoding terminase small subunit, producing the protein MQVAFSRMNPGISKRQAQFVDEYAISRNGAGAAVRAGYSKRSAKVTAARLLTNANVRAALTVREAENARALNVTRERVLAEVQNAIALAAEKADAMAMIAGWREVAKMCGFYAPQPQRVTLSADGAAYLEKLHAMSDEELAAFDGGHP; encoded by the coding sequence ATGCAGGTAGCTTTCAGCCGTATGAATCCGGGAATTTCAAAACGCCAAGCGCAATTCGTAGACGAGTACGCGATCAGCCGGAACGGCGCAGGGGCGGCGGTACGTGCCGGCTACTCCAAGCGTTCCGCAAAGGTGACGGCGGCAAGGCTGCTAACCAATGCTAACGTTCGGGCTGCACTGACAGTGCGTGAGGCCGAGAACGCTCGGGCGCTGAATGTCACTCGTGAACGGGTACTTGCCGAGGTGCAGAACGCCATCGCGCTTGCCGCCGAGAAAGCCGATGCCATGGCGATGATCGCTGGTTGGCGCGAGGTGGCGAAGATGTGTGGCTTCTACGCGCCGCAGCCGCAGCGCGTCACACTGTCCGCCGACGGCGCGGCCTACTTGGAGAAGCTGCACGCCATGAGCGATGAAGAATTGGCCGCCTTCGATGGCGGCCATCCCTAG
- the carA gene encoding glutamine-hydrolyzing carbamoyl-phosphate synthase small subunit: MHSLPALLALADGSVFRGTSIGAEGQTTGEVVFNTAMTGYQEILTDPSYSRQIVTLTYPHIGNTGCNAADVESNGVHAAGLVVRSATRRSDHWRSEISLPEYLSRHGIIAIAEIDTRRLTRILRQSGAQSGCIVAGDEAGDVEAALASARAFPGLKGMDLAKVVSTCQSYGWEQGSFDLDRGVSTRDCGELHVVAYDFGLKHNILRMLVDRGCRVTVVPAQTPARDVFALKPDGVFLSNGPGDPEPCDYAIAAIREFIAARVPTFGICLGHQLLGLAAGAKTLKMKFGHHGANHPVIDLDTGRVMISSQNHGFAVDEATLPTNVRATHRSLFDGSLQGIALTDAPAYGFQGHPEASPGPHDVAGVFAPFVRAMHAARGVIRASEQAVSA, translated from the coding sequence ATGCACAGTCTTCCTGCACTGCTGGCCCTCGCGGACGGCAGCGTGTTTCGTGGTACCTCGATCGGTGCCGAGGGCCAAACCACCGGCGAGGTCGTGTTCAACACGGCCATGACCGGCTATCAGGAAATCCTGACCGATCCGTCCTACAGCCGTCAGATTGTGACCCTGACCTATCCGCACATCGGCAATACCGGCTGCAATGCCGCCGATGTCGAGTCGAATGGCGTGCATGCCGCTGGATTGGTCGTGCGCAGCGCAACCCGGCGAAGCGATCACTGGCGCAGCGAGATCTCGCTGCCGGAGTACCTGAGCCGGCACGGCATCATCGCCATCGCCGAGATCGACACGCGTCGGTTGACGCGCATCCTGCGTCAAAGCGGGGCACAGTCCGGTTGCATCGTGGCCGGCGACGAAGCAGGCGACGTTGAAGCCGCGTTGGCCTCGGCACGCGCCTTCCCGGGGCTGAAGGGCATGGATCTGGCCAAGGTAGTGAGCACGTGCCAGTCCTATGGCTGGGAACAGGGCAGTTTCGACCTCGATCGTGGGGTCTCGACCAGGGATTGCGGCGAGTTGCACGTGGTCGCCTACGACTTCGGGCTCAAGCACAACATTCTGCGCATGCTGGTCGATCGCGGCTGCCGCGTCACCGTGGTGCCGGCGCAGACACCGGCGCGCGACGTGTTCGCCCTGAAACCGGACGGCGTGTTCCTGTCGAACGGTCCGGGCGACCCGGAGCCCTGCGACTACGCGATCGCGGCGATCCGCGAGTTCATCGCCGCGCGCGTTCCGACCTTCGGCATCTGCCTCGGCCATCAACTGCTTGGGTTGGCCGCGGGTGCGAAGACCCTGAAGATGAAGTTCGGCCACCATGGTGCCAACCATCCGGTGATCGACCTCGATACAGGGCGGGTCATGATCTCGTCGCAGAACCACGGCTTCGCGGTGGACGAAGCGACGCTGCCAACGAATGTACGGGCAACGCACCGCTCCCTGTTCGATGGCTCGCTGCAGGGCATCGCGTTGACCGACGCGCCGGCCTACGGTTTTCAGGGTCATCCGGAGGCGAGCCCCGGTCCGCACGATGTCGCCGGCGTGTTTGCCCCGTTTGTGCGGGCGATGCATGCAGCGCGTGGCGTGATTCGTGCTTCGGAACAGGCAGTGTCTGCTTGA
- a CDS encoding helix-turn-helix domain-containing protein, translating to MQTTELVRGMTEEQAAAYLGISRSTLRHGRCDGRRDGRMPPPPFVRLGRKIVYLKDDLDTWLAQNRCDLSVRQEVGHG from the coding sequence ATGCAGACCACTGAACTTGTGCGTGGAATGACGGAAGAACAGGCTGCCGCCTATCTGGGAATCTCCCGCTCGACCCTGCGTCACGGCCGTTGCGATGGTCGCCGCGACGGCCGCATGCCGCCTCCGCCCTTCGTCCGCCTTGGCCGGAAGATCGTCTACCTGAAAGACGATCTTGACACGTGGCTGGCGCAGAACCGTTGCGACCTGTCCGTCCGCCAGGAGGTGGGCCATGGCTAA
- a CDS encoding wax ester/triacylglycerol synthase family O-acyltransferase yields MAVMTMGRRNREPMSKVDTAWLRMERATNLMMISGVMMFESHLDIDRFKRMLRERFLAYRRFQQKAVDTPAGAYWETDADFDLDWHVRLTALPGKGGREELQRLVSHLASTPLDASKPRWQFHVVEKYNGGSALITRIHHCYADGIALIQVLLSLTDVKPSPEKHIELAKTWLSEDRGSVLERLLQPAREGLTSALHIGEKVIEKGHELLQHPEMVQKLAHEGGEIARELAIAVSLPDDPITRFKGSLGVSKRCAWAEPLPLEEVKIVGRALGCTVNDVLLACAAGALRSYLLERGEDPEGLTIRATVPVNLRPLEHAKKLGNHFGLVFLNLPIGESNPLRRLERVAECMRELKRSRQAIVAFGLLAALGMAPAALQKTALEMFSRKATAVATNVPGPQMPLFFAGCRIVEQMFWVPQTGSIGMGISILSYDGAVHFGLITDAKLVPDPEAIINRFATEFEKLLLIALMEDWNTDITPADAEATLRRFVTGQAAVPKSKAKAKPASKPAAKPAAKRETRAEAQRRKLRELA; encoded by the coding sequence ATGGCGGTGATGACGATGGGGCGGCGCAATCGCGAGCCGATGTCCAAGGTGGACACCGCGTGGTTGCGCATGGAACGCGCCACCAACCTGATGATGATCAGCGGCGTGATGATGTTCGAGTCGCATCTCGACATCGACCGCTTCAAGCGCATGCTGCGCGAGCGCTTCCTCGCCTATCGCCGTTTCCAGCAGAAGGCGGTGGACACGCCCGCTGGCGCCTACTGGGAGACCGATGCCGACTTCGATCTCGACTGGCACGTGCGGCTGACCGCGCTGCCCGGCAAGGGCGGGCGCGAGGAGTTGCAGCGGCTGGTCTCGCATCTCGCCTCGACGCCGCTCGATGCGTCGAAGCCGCGCTGGCAATTCCACGTTGTCGAGAAGTACAACGGTGGCAGCGCGCTGATCACGCGCATCCACCACTGCTATGCCGACGGCATCGCGCTGATCCAGGTGCTGCTGTCGCTGACCGATGTGAAGCCCTCGCCCGAAAAGCACATCGAACTCGCCAAGACCTGGCTCAGCGAGGACCGCGGCTCGGTACTCGAGCGCCTGTTGCAGCCGGCACGCGAGGGGCTGACCAGCGCGTTGCACATCGGCGAGAAGGTGATCGAGAAGGGACACGAACTGCTGCAGCATCCGGAGATGGTGCAGAAGCTTGCGCACGAAGGCGGCGAGATCGCACGCGAGCTCGCGATTGCCGTCAGCCTTCCCGACGATCCGATCACCCGTTTCAAGGGATCGCTCGGTGTCAGCAAGCGCTGTGCCTGGGCCGAGCCGCTGCCGCTGGAGGAAGTGAAGATCGTTGGCCGCGCGCTTGGCTGCACCGTTAATGACGTGCTGCTGGCCTGCGCCGCCGGGGCCTTGCGCTCCTATCTGCTGGAGCGAGGCGAAGACCCCGAGGGGCTGACCATCCGCGCCACCGTGCCGGTCAACCTACGACCGCTGGAGCACGCCAAGAAGCTCGGCAACCACTTCGGGCTGGTGTTTCTGAACCTGCCGATCGGCGAGTCGAATCCGTTGCGGCGGCTGGAGCGCGTCGCCGAATGCATGCGCGAACTCAAGCGCTCGCGCCAGGCCATCGTTGCATTCGGATTGCTCGCCGCCTTGGGCATGGCACCGGCGGCATTGCAGAAGACTGCGCTCGAGATGTTCAGCCGCAAGGCGACCGCTGTTGCGACCAATGTGCCGGGACCGCAGATGCCGCTGTTCTTCGCTGGTTGTCGCATCGTCGAGCAGATGTTTTGGGTGCCGCAGACTGGCTCGATCGGCATGGGCATCAGCATCCTGAGTTACGATGGCGCGGTGCACTTCGGCCTGATCACCGATGCCAAACTGGTTCCCGATCCGGAGGCGATCATCAATCGGTTCGCCACCGAGTTCGAGAAGCTGTTGCTGATCGCGCTGATGGAAGACTGGAACACCGACATCACGCCAGCCGACGCCGAGGCCACGCTGCGCCGCTTCGTCACTGGCCAGGCCGCGGTGCCGAAGTCGAAGGCGAAGGCGAAGCCCGCGTCGAAGCCCGCTGCAAAGCCAGCAGCAAAGCGCGAAACCCGCGCCGAGGCGCAGCGGCGCAAGTTGCGCGAACTGGCCTGA
- a CDS encoding DUF1738 domain-containing protein, translating into MSTIYQRITQTILDKLSSGVAPWVRPWRTVADPIPCNMTTNRPYRGINAFMLHLLAEEAGYSSNRWLTYRQAASLGAHVRRGERGVPVIFYQRREPGSEAQDVECANGSGARSPIIRVYTVFSVAQIDGLRLDAQDNSHVPEDANERAESLLRLSGAMIRHGGNRAYYRPATDSIQLPEPKAFEDAGAYYATALHELVHWTGRAGRCNREFGKRFGDRAYAAEELVAELGSAFLCADCRVDGRLQHAEYIGQWVALLEHDSRAIFVAATKAQQAADYLQGVRDAACAVAAA; encoded by the coding sequence ATGAGCACCATCTATCAGCGCATTACGCAGACCATTCTGGACAAGCTGTCTTCAGGCGTCGCCCCTTGGGTCCGCCCTTGGCGCACCGTTGCCGATCCGATTCCGTGCAACATGACCACGAACCGCCCCTATCGAGGCATCAATGCCTTCATGCTGCACCTGCTCGCGGAGGAAGCCGGCTATTCGTCAAATCGCTGGCTAACCTACCGCCAAGCCGCTTCGCTAGGAGCGCATGTCAGACGCGGCGAGAGAGGCGTTCCCGTCATCTTCTACCAGCGACGCGAGCCGGGCTCAGAAGCTCAGGATGTGGAGTGCGCGAATGGCAGCGGGGCGCGCTCCCCGATCATCCGCGTCTACACCGTGTTTAGCGTCGCTCAGATCGATGGCTTGCGGCTGGACGCACAGGACAACAGCCACGTACCTGAAGATGCAAATGAACGAGCAGAAAGCCTGCTGCGCCTGTCAGGCGCAATGATCCGGCATGGGGGAAACCGGGCCTACTATCGTCCGGCGACCGACTCGATCCAGTTGCCTGAGCCAAAGGCGTTCGAGGATGCGGGCGCATACTACGCCACGGCACTGCATGAACTGGTTCACTGGACAGGCCGCGCTGGCCGGTGCAATCGAGAGTTCGGCAAGCGTTTCGGTGATCGCGCCTACGCGGCCGAAGAGCTTGTCGCGGAACTTGGCTCTGCCTTCCTCTGCGCCGACTGCCGGGTGGACGGTCGGCTGCAACACGCGGAGTACATCGGCCAATGGGTGGCGTTGCTAGAGCATGACTCCCGAGCCATCTTCGTGGCCGCCACCAAGGCACAGCAGGCGGCCGACTACCTTCAAGGCGTCCGCGACGCGGCCTGTGCTGTCGCTGCCGCCTAA